Proteins from a genomic interval of Musa acuminata AAA Group cultivar baxijiao chromosome BXJ1-9, Cavendish_Baxijiao_AAA, whole genome shotgun sequence:
- the LOC135594178 gene encoding peroxisome biogenesis protein 16-like isoform X1, whose protein sequence is MEAYKLWVRKNREFVQFLESLSNGITWVLPERFSNSEIGPEAVYAFLGILSTVNQHIIDTAPTKTPPRGLGESTFPWSLCLSIIKDSETVVEVATQQFAGEGRKWNYLAVTEAVKAFVRLAAFRDSGYKMLLQGGETVNVDERQAAPEVYNGGIGDAREPGGCNGHGCIHDYHGSIPKSLEGRAISALSRFGENAKMVSDPMRSKKLCKSSKASALSVGKPTLYNLWLQKGLSSRLFVTGEVLFILRPLIYVLFIRKYGIQSWKPWLISLAMDLAGMSFLSYSTTRCPRSDDKYYQLTTSEKYELKRRKLLWALYIMRDPFFTKYTKHCLEKTDEYLSPVPLIGFLTDKFVELVVGVQTRYTYISGS, encoded by the exons ATGGAGGCCTACAAGCTCTGGGTGAGGAAGAACAGAGAGTTCGTCCAGTTCCTCGAATCATTGTCCAAT GGCATAACGTGGGTTCTCCCGGAGCGCTTCTCCAATTCAGAGATCGGTCCTGAAGCAG TGTACGCTTTTTTGGGCATACTCAGTACCGTGAACCAGCACATAATCGATACAGCCCCGACGAAGACACCGCCTCGTGGATTGGGAGAGTCCACGTTTCCATGGTCCTTATGCCTGTCCATAATCAAAGATTCGGAGACTGTGGTAGAGGTTGCAACCCAGCAGTTTGCTGGTGAAGGGCGCAAGTGGAATTACCTGGCCGTCACAGAGGCGGTGAA GGCATTCGTGAGGTTAGCTGCTTTTCGTGATAGCGGATATAAGATGCTCTTACAAGGTGGGGAAACAGTGAACGTGGATGAAAGGCAAGCTGCTCCAGAAGTCTATAATGGAGGGATCGGGGATGCCAGAGAGCCCGGTGGATGTAACGGGCATGGTTGTATCCATGATTATCATGGCTCAATACCTAAGAGTCTAGAAGGAAGAGCCATTTCTGCATTGAGCCGGTTTGGTGAGAATGCAAAAATGGTGTCAGATCCAATGAGGTCAAAAAAGCTTTGCAAGAGTTCAAAGGCCTCtg CTCTTTCAGTTGGGAAGCCCACACTTTATAACCTGTGGTTACAGAAGGGGCTTTCCAGTCGTTTATTTGTGACAGGGGAGGTGCTTTTTATTCTGAGACCTCTCATATATGTACTATTTATAAGAAAATATGGTATTCAATCTTGGAAACCATGGTTGATTTCACTGGCCATGGACCTAGCTGGAATGAGCTTTCTTTCATATTCTACAACTCGGTGCCCTAGAAGTGATGATAAATATTATCAACTCACTACATCTGAGAAATATGAG CTGAAAAGGCGAAAGCTGTTGTGGGCACTTTACATCATGAGGGATCCATTCTTTACCAAGTATACAAA GCACTGTCTTGAGAAGACCGATGAATACTTAAGCCCAGTTCCTCTAATTGGGTTCCTCACAG ATAAATTTGTAGAGCTTGTCGTTGGAGTTCAAACACGTTATACTTATATATCAGGTTCATGA
- the LOC135594178 gene encoding peroxisome biogenesis protein 16-like isoform X2, protein MEAYKLWVRKNREFVQFLESLSNGITWVLPERFSNSEIGPEAVYAFLGILSTVNQHIIDTAPTKTPPRGLGESTFPWSLCLSIIKDSETVVEVATQQFAGEGRKWNYLAVTEAVKAFVRLAAFRDSGYKMLLQGGETVNVDERQAAPEVYNGGIGDAREPGGCNGHGCIHDYHGSIPKSLEGRAISALSRFGENAKMVSDPMRSKKLCKSSKASALSVGKPTLYNLWLQKGLSSRLFVTGEVLFILRPLIYVLFIRKYGIQSWKPWLISLAMDLAGMSFLSYSTTRCPRSDDKYYQLTTSEKYEDHMLLELNCCDCFCLLASIVPHS, encoded by the exons ATGGAGGCCTACAAGCTCTGGGTGAGGAAGAACAGAGAGTTCGTCCAGTTCCTCGAATCATTGTCCAAT GGCATAACGTGGGTTCTCCCGGAGCGCTTCTCCAATTCAGAGATCGGTCCTGAAGCAG TGTACGCTTTTTTGGGCATACTCAGTACCGTGAACCAGCACATAATCGATACAGCCCCGACGAAGACACCGCCTCGTGGATTGGGAGAGTCCACGTTTCCATGGTCCTTATGCCTGTCCATAATCAAAGATTCGGAGACTGTGGTAGAGGTTGCAACCCAGCAGTTTGCTGGTGAAGGGCGCAAGTGGAATTACCTGGCCGTCACAGAGGCGGTGAA GGCATTCGTGAGGTTAGCTGCTTTTCGTGATAGCGGATATAAGATGCTCTTACAAGGTGGGGAAACAGTGAACGTGGATGAAAGGCAAGCTGCTCCAGAAGTCTATAATGGAGGGATCGGGGATGCCAGAGAGCCCGGTGGATGTAACGGGCATGGTTGTATCCATGATTATCATGGCTCAATACCTAAGAGTCTAGAAGGAAGAGCCATTTCTGCATTGAGCCGGTTTGGTGAGAATGCAAAAATGGTGTCAGATCCAATGAGGTCAAAAAAGCTTTGCAAGAGTTCAAAGGCCTCtg CTCTTTCAGTTGGGAAGCCCACACTTTATAACCTGTGGTTACAGAAGGGGCTTTCCAGTCGTTTATTTGTGACAGGGGAGGTGCTTTTTATTCTGAGACCTCTCATATATGTACTATTTATAAGAAAATATGGTATTCAATCTTGGAAACCATGGTTGATTTCACTGGCCATGGACCTAGCTGGAATGAGCTTTCTTTCATATTCTACAACTCGGTGCCCTAGAAGTGATGATAAATATTATCAACTCACTACATCTGAGAAATATGAG GATCATATGTTATTGGAATTAAACTGCTGTGATTGTTTTTGTTTACTGGCATCAATTGTGCCACATAGCTGA